GTCATAGGAAGCCGGCAGGTCATGCAAAGAGACCAGCCAGTTCTGTTTGGCCCAGATCGGCACTTCATAGGTGCCGATGGTCATGATGTCGTATTGGCCGCCCTTGGTGGCCACGTCGGTGGTCACCCGCTGGCGCAGGATATTCTCTTCGAGAGTCACCCACTCCAGCTCGATGCCGGGGTGTTTGGCGGTGAAATCGCCGGACAGCTTCTGCATCCGGATCATGTCGCCATTGTTAACCATGGCGATGGTCAGCTTCTCGGCGATGGCCGATGTGGCCACAAGCGACAGAGCCGCCGCACCAATCATCATTCGGGTCACATTCTTCATCTCTTCCTCCAAGTCGCGTTGCAGTTTGCGTATTGAGCATTTGCTAATTCATTGAGCAATTATTCGCCTAGGTGGCGTGCAAAGTCAATAAGTTTGTTTCGTTGCGCTGCACCATGGCGCAGGAAACGAACCTTTCCGGTTCTCAATGAAGGTGAAAAAACAGAGCTGTAACAAGGATCCGGGCAGCCGGAGAAAATCTAATCGACAAGGGTCTCGGCGGTTGCCTCGTCGGTGATCAGCCCGGTGACCCTGCCCCCGGTCAGGGCTGCGCGGATGGCTCGAACCTTGCTCGGCCCGCGTGCCACGCCGATGGTGGGAATCGCTGTTGGCTGGCTCAAGGGGACGCTGGCCACCCGATCATTGGTTTGACCTTCGATCAAAACCCCCTGATCGTCGAAAGCCCAACCGATGATTTCTCCGGCACCGCCCGCGGCTCGCAGATCGCTCAATTCCCGGGGGGTGATAAATCCATCGGTTCGCAGAGGCGGGGCATCGTTCAACTCGCCGATACCGACAAAGGCCACGTCCGCCGATTGGGCCAGCGCGATATTGCTTCGGATTGGCTTCTGCGCGCAAAGAATGTCGCGCTCTTCCTTTGATGACGCCACGACGGGAACGGCCATGGGATAGTGCGGCGCTTTGGTGGTATCGCCAATACGCATAATGACTTCATTGAAGCTGGCCGAACCGTCTGGCGCCAGATTCCCCACCAACGACACGAGCTTGTGTTGGGGGCAGTTCATGCGTGACATCTGTTCCACGGCGCCGCGCATTTCCCGCCCGGTGCCCAATGCCATGACGATGGGCGCCTCGGACTTGAGGTATTTCTCAATCTCCGCCGCCGCGACCTGTGCGATACCCATGGCCGGATCATCGGAGGTGGAGTCCGTCAGGGTGACTTCGCAGTATTCCAGCCCAAAGCGGTCCTTCAGGCGCTGGGCCAAGTCCATACAGCGGGCAATGGGATGATCCAACCTGAATTTGACCAGACGCTCGCGCATGGCCAAGGCGACAAGGCGTTGGGCCGATTGACGGGAAATCCCCATCTTTTCGGCAATTTCGTCCTGGGTATTCTGGGCGACATAATAAAGCCAACCGGCCCGTGCGGCATCGTCGAGGCGGGAGCGATCACTGTCACTTTTTTTTGCCATTGCGACCCTGCATCAGTGCCTGGGAGTACGATGGGTTCTGTATATAGGCATTTGCCCGCCGGACAAGCAAATGATTGCCTCTATCATAGGTCGGGCAACAAGGTTTGAAAGGGGCCTTTTTTCTTAAACGAACTCAAATCCGGCCTTGGTCATGGGCAGATCGGTGATCCGTTTGCCGGTGAGGGCAAAAATCCCGTTGGCCACCGCCGGGCCGGTGGGCGGCACAGCCGGTTCGCCCACGCCGGTCGGGGGTTCCGCCGATTGGATGATGGTTACCGAGATGTCCGGCATGTCGGCCATGCGAAGGGGTTCGTAGTCGGGGAAGTTCTGCTGATCCACCAGGCCTTCGTCCAGAGTGATTTCGTTGCGCAGGATGGCGCCCAGGCCAAATCCGGCGCCGCCTTCCATCTGTGCCTTAATGACATCCGGATTGACCGCCACGCCGCAGTCCACGGCCATGTGCAGGTGATCCACATGGACCTCGGTGCCGTTGACGGTCACATCGGCCACCATGGCCACATAGCTGCCGAACGAGAAATGGGCGGCGAAACCTCGTTTCTGACCGGGTTGCCAGCCGGACGCATCCCGCACCGCCTCGATGACCCCGGCCAGGCGTGCCTGTTTGGCATCGCCTTTGTCCAGCAGGGACAAACGCAGTGCCACCGGATCCCGACCGGTCTCATGGGCGATCATGTCCATCAGGCTTTCCATGGCATAGGCGGTGTGGGTATGGCCCACGGAACGCCACCACAGGGCCGGGATCGGGGTGATGAAGTCCGAGACGCCCACCCCCATGTTAGGGATGCCGTAAAGGCTGTCATCGATGCCCTCGACCATGGAATGTTCGATGCCATCCTTGACCCCGAAGGCCTCGAACGGCGTCCCTTTGAGGATCGATTTGGCGGCCACCCGGTGGTCCCAACCCACAAGGGCGCCCTGGGCGTTCAGACCGATGCGGGCCTTGTGCACGGCCAGGGGTCGATAGAAACCGCCATGGAGATCATCCTCCCGGCTCCAGACAAGCTTGACCGGCACCTTGCGCCCCATGGCGTCGAAGGCCAGGGCCGCTTCCACAGGGTAATCCGAGACAGGATTGGCCCGGCGGCCAAAAGAGCCGCCCGCATAGACCGTATGGATTTCCACCTGTTCGGGAATCAGGTTCAAGACCTTGGCAACGGCCGGTTGGACACCGCCGGGGAATTGACAGCCGTCGTGAAGCCGTACGCCGCCGGTTTCGGTGGGCTCAACGACGCAATTCACCGGCTCCATGGGCGCATGGGCCAGGAAGGGGAAATAGAACTCCGCCTCGATGGTTTTGGCCGCGCCGTCCACCGAAATGGCCGCCTGCTCGGTGGAGAATTCCTTCATGACCTGGAACTGTGGCCTGCCGGTCTGGCGACGGATGGTGGTCTCCATTTCATCGGAGGAGCGCCGCTCGGCCTTGGCAAAGTCCCATTCCGCCGAGAGGGCGTCGCGGGCCTGGAAGGCCGCCCAGGTATTTCTGGCATAGACCGCCACGCCCGCTTTGTTGGCCAAAATCTTGGCGTCGATGAAGCCCGGTACCTGAGCGGCGTCGGTGGCATCGAAGGTGGTCACCACCCCCCCGAACTTGGGGCTGCGGCGAATGGCCACATAGACCATGCCCGGTATTTTCACGTCCATGGCGAACACCGCCGTGCCGTCGGTTTTATCGCGGCTATCCTTGCGGGGCAGGGTGGCGTTGCCGATCAGCTTGAACTGATCGGGGGATTTCAGGGTCACCTCGGGGAAGGGTGTCAAAGTGCTGGCCACGCGGATGAATTGGCCGAAGTGGCCCGCATGGGGCCCGGCGCTCAGAATGCCGTCGGAAATGGTGATTTCTGATTCGTCCAAGTCCCAGGTCTCGGCGGCGGCACTGACCAGCAGTTGCCGGGCCGTGGCACCCGCCTCGCGGTATTGCTTAAAGGAATTGGCCATGGCGGTGGAGCCGCCGGTGCCTTGTGTGCCGAAAAACAGGTTCTTGTACTTGTCATTGTCCGCCGGGGCGAATTCGGTTCGCACGGTGGCCCAGTCCGCATCCAACTCCTCGGCGATCAGGGTGGTCAGGCCGGTGGTGGTGCCCTGGCCCATCTCGAAATGCTTGAGGATGACCGTCACCACGCCCTGTTCGTCGATGCGGACAAAGGGATTGAGCGCCATGGACTCGGTGCCGGCGGCCAGTACGCCGCGGGCGTTGAGGCCGATGACCAGGGCAGCGGCGCCGGTGGCGGCCCCTTGCAGAAATCCACGACGGGATACTTCAACGGTCATGGCTCATCCCTCCAATTTGCCGGATGCCAGTTTGATGGCCTCCTTGATTCGGACATAGGTGGCGCAGCGGCAGACATTGCCGTCCATGTAGGCGTCGATCTCCTTGTCCGACGGGCGGGGGATTTCGCTCAGCAGGCCGATGGCGGACATGATCTGTCCCGATTGGCAGTAGCCGCATTGGACCACGTCCTTTTCCTGCCAGGCCTCGCGCACCGCCGTGGCGATCCGGTCATTGGCGCCCTCGATGGTGACGATGGCTCCCGTCGTTGCATCTTCCACCGGTGTTTGGCAGGAGCGCACGGGTTCGCCGGCCAGGAGAACGGTACAGGAGCCGCAGGCCGCCACGCCGCAGCCAAACTTGGTGCCGGTGAGATCCAATAGGTCTCTCAAGACCCAGAGCAGCGGGGTTCCAGGCTCGGCATCCACCGACCGCGGTTGTCCATTGATCTTGAGTTCGTAGCGCATGGTTGCTTCGCCTTGTCACAGCAAAATGGGAGCGTACCGTCTATGGATATAGTGCTCGGAACCCGATTTCCAAGGAACAATCGAATGCACGATGATGGGCCTCGTTTGGGCGGCAGGGCGCCACCTTCCATCTGTTTAACAGACTGCTGACAAAGTGTTGTCCGACGGCCCGCCTCGCCCTTCGTCCCTCGACAAGCTCGGGATGAGGAAGCTCTGGGTGAGGCTATTCAAAGGCCCTCATGCTGAGCTTGTCGAAGCAAGTGTCGCCACAAGCTCGAAATCAGACTTTTTCAGATGGCGGTAATCGAGCAGTCAGGGATTGCCTAGATCACGTCGTGATTGATCGGATTCGATCAATCATGAAAAACGTGATCGATTCCAATAAGGTCGCGCGTGAACGGCCTACTGCCGCACCAGATCAGCGATGGCCTCGGCGGTGAATCCGTGGCGCGCCCGCAGACCGTCCTGGCTGTCAGCGACAGCAAGAATTTCAGGGCCGATTTTCAGCGAATGGAATGCCACCGGACGACCAATCAGACATTCCGCCACCACCGAAGCCAATCCCCCGACACCATGCTCTTCCACCGTCACCACGGTGCCCGTATCGGCCGCGGCGGACAGGGCTTCCAGATCCGGTTGGTCCAGCGTATGGAAGCTCAGCACCATGGCCTCGGTCCCTTGCTCGGCAAGCATGGCCGCAGCGTCCATGGCGATGGGCAGAGCCGCTCCGGTCGCCACAAGGGCGCAATCCGTTCCGGTTCGCGTGGTGATCGCCCGACCGATCCGGAAATCGGGTGACGATTGATGAACTTGGCGCTCGCCCGCCCGCCCCAGGCGCAGATAGGCCGGGCCGGGATGGCGGATCAGCGCCTCGGTCGCCGCCGCCGCCTCGGCGGGATCGCCCGGCGCCAACACGGTCATGTTGGGCAGCGCCCGCATGATCGCCAGGTCTTCCAATCCGTGATGGGTATAGCCGAGCGATCCGTAGGTCAGTCCGCCGCCCAGGGCGACCACGCGTACCGGCAGGTCGTGATAGCAGACATCATTGCGGATCTGCTCCAGGCAGCGCATCAGTGGAAAATTAGCCAGGGAGTAGACAAACGGAATCTTGCCGGTTAGCGCCAGACCCGCCGCGACACCGATCATGTTCTGCTCGGCCACCCCGGCATTGACGAAGCGCTCGGGAAAACGCTCGGCAAAGGGCTCCAACACCATGAAGCCAAGATCCCCGGTGAGCAGCCAGATGCGATCATCGGTCTCGGCCAGGCGGCACAGGGTATCGACAAATCCGCCCCTCATGCCTGCAACTCCTTCAACGCCTGCTCAAATTGCTCGGGGGTCGGGGTCTTGTAGTGCCAGGCCAATTGGTCTTCCATGAAACTCACGCCCCGGCCCTTGACCGTATGGCCGATGACCAGCGACGGGACACCGTCGTCCGGCGCTGTTGTCAGGGCTTTCTCCAAGGCCTGGGTATCGTTGCCATCCACTTCCATTACCCGCCAGCCAAAGGCCCGCCATTTATCGGCCAGCGGTTCCAGGCCGAGCACGTCGTCGGTGCGCCCGAAGCCCTGCAAGCGGTTGTAGTCCACCACGGCGGTCACATTGTCCAGCCGGTGATGGGCGGCAAACAGGGCCGCTTCCCAATTGGAGCCTTCGTCCAATTCGCCATCGCTCAACACCACAAAGGCCCCCCAACCGGCCCCGGCGCGTCGGGATGCCAGCGCCATGCCGCAGGCCACCGGCAGGCCATGGCCCAGGGACCCGGTGGAGAGTTCGACACCGGGGATCTTGTGGCTCACATGGCCGATGAGCGGTGAGCCGGGCTTGCTATAATCGTCGAGCCAGGCCTTGGGGAAATAGTCCAATTCCGCCAGCACCGCATAGGTGGCGGCGGCCACATGGCCCTTGCTCACGATCACCCGGTCCCGGTCGGACCATTGGGGATCCTCGGGTCGGACACGGGCCACGGCGCCATAGATCGTCGCCAGAATATCGGTCACCGACAGGCACGACCCCACGTGGGAGGCCTGACCGGAACTGGTCATGCGCAAAACCGCCAGGCGCATGGCCCGGGCCAATTCGGCGGGATCCCGTCGGGTCATTGGGAGTCGTCCTTGTCGAAGTTGATCCGTTCGCGCTCAATCACCGTCGGGCGGTTCTTCACATAGCCGTGGATGGACAGGATGTATTCGCCCAGAAAGCCGATGAAGAACAGCTGCACGCCGGAAAAGAAGAACAGCGCGGTAATCATTAACGGCATGCCGCGCGGCACGTCCTGCGACAGGACCAGGGTCAGGATGACGTTCACGAAGGCAAACAGGATCGACAGGGTGGCCAGGGTCATGCCCAGATACAATGCCAACCGCATGGGGGTGGAAGAAAACGAGATCAGTCCGTTCAGCCCCTGGTCGATCAAGTGGAAAAAGCGATTCTTGCTGATCCCCGCCTTGCGCTCTTGGACCGTGTAGGGCAATGGGGTCTTGGTAAAACCGGCTTCGAAGGTCATACAACGGACAAAGGGATAGTGGTCGTCGAATTGCCGGATCACGTCCATCACCTTCTTGTCGACGAACTGGCAGTCCCCCACGTCCGGGGGCATGTCCAGATAGGTGGTCCCGGCGATCAGGCGATAATAGAATTTGCGGATCTGCTTCATGGGGAAGCCTTCGATCCGATTGGCGCGCACGCCATAGACCACTTCCCAACCGGCTTCCCATTGCTCGACAAATCGCGGCAACAACTCCGGCGGGTCCTGAAGGTCGGCGGGCATGAACAGCAAGACACCATCGCCCGTTGCCGCCTTGACGCCGTTGAAGTGCGAGCGCATGGGGCCGAAATTCCGGGCATTGACGATGATCTTCACCGATTTGTCCCGGTCCGCGATCTCCTTGAGGATGTCCAGGGTCCGGTCCGTGGAGGCATTGTCGCAGAAGATATGCTCCCGGTCGTATTGGGGCAAATTTTCGTCGAACTGCGCTTTGACCGCCTCGTAACAGGCGCGAATGCCCTCTTCCTCGTTATAGCAGGGGGTGACGACGCTGATGGTCTTGCGGTCGCTCATGTTACCAGATCTTCCAAGGGGCCGCGCCGCCTTCCCAAAGCTTTTCCAAGGTCATCTTGTCGCGCAGGGTATCCATGGGCCGCCAGAATCCGTCGTGGCGGAAAGCCATCAATTGATCGTCCTCCACCAGATGCCGGATCGGCGCCCGTTCCCACATGATCTCGTCGTCATCGCCGATGATCTCGCCGACCTTGGGGGACAGCACGAAAAAGCCGCCGTTGACCCAATCGTCGTCACCATGGGGTTTTTCCTCGAAATGGCTCACCCGGTCGCCGTCCAGATGCATGATACCGAAACGCGGCAGTGGTCGGGTCGCGGTCACCGTGGCCATCTTGCCGTGCTCCCGATGAAACCGGATCAGGGCGCCGATATCCACATCCGCCACCCCGTCGCCATAGGTCAGGCAGAAGGCATCTTCGCCGTTGAGATGGGGCAGGGCCTTTTTCAACCGTCCACCGGTACCGCTGGAATCGCCGGTATCGATCAGGGTCACCCGCCAGGGCTCGGCCTCGGTGGCGTGGACTTCCAGCCGTTGTTCCTTCACATGCATGGTCACGTCGGACATATGCAGGTGATAGTTGGCGAAGTATTCCTTGATCATATGGCCCTTGTAGCCCAGGCAGACGATGAAGTCGTTGAGTCCATGGGCGGAATAAAGCTTCATGATGTGCCAGATGATCGGTCGTCCGCCGATCTCCACCAGGGGTTTGGGCTTGGTGGTGGTTTCCTCGCTCAGACGCGAGCCGAGACCGCCGGCCAGAATGACGACTTTCATGGAAAAGCGGTTCCTTTGTTAGAGACCCTCCCGGACGCAAGATGGACATACAACAATCCAATCGGCCTGTCTGCCCCTCTCATTGATGAATTTGGCCTTGCATCGAGCGGCGCGGACCGCCAAACAACTATCAAATGGGCGAAAGGGGAATGTCGGTGTCAGCCAATCGAGTCATGAGCCTGGGGTTCGCGGGATCAGCGGTGGTGGCATTGGCCTATCTGGCCTATGTGCTGTTTCGCTATGCCACGTTTGGCACCTATTTCGATCATGCGGAAGCGGAGACCGCCTTGCTGTCCTGGCGCCTGGCCGCCGACGGCACCCTGTATGACACGCCCGGAAGCCTGGAGCATACCATCACCGCCTATGGCCCCTTACTGTATATGATCAATGCCGCCTTTTTAGGCATTTGGGGGGGGTCGATTGCTGTCAGCAAGCTGGCGGCCCTGGCGGCCTGTTTCACGGCTTCGGTGCTGTTTATCCTGCATGCATGCCGTCACCATGGGGCGGCTCTGGCCGGTCTGGGGGGGCTGCTGTTCATCTGCTATCCGCTGATCGTCACGCCCATCGGCTATTGGACTCGGCCGGATTCCCTGTTGGTATTGCTGGTGACCTTGGGCGTCATCGCCGGGTCCCAATCGGATCGGGGCCGACCTTGGCTGGCGGCGTTTGGGGTCGCGGCCTGTGCCGGACTGGCGGTGAATCTAAAAGTCCATGCGGCGCTGTATTTCGTGCCGATCGTGCTCCGGTTCTGCCTGTACCGGCCCTTGTCGGTTTGGCCCATGATGGCTGTGGTATCGCTGGTATTCGCCCTTTTGCCCTTTGCCTTTCCCGGCGTCTCACTACAGCACTATGCCGAAGGCATTGCCGACATTGTCAGCTCGCGCCCCATTGACATGGAATTGCTCCGGACCTCGGTCCGCTTTTCGTTGATTTTCCTATTGCCCGGATTGGCATTGCTGTTGCCATTGGTGACACGCGGCCCCCTGGTCTCGCGCGCCGAAATCGGCTATTTCGGGGCCCTCGCTCTTTGCGTTGTCATCGGCCTCTATCCCTCGTCGGTGCCGGGGGCCGCCTGGTACCATTTGCTGCCTTTCTACCCGATTACCGTCGATCTGTTTCTACGGTTGGCCCGGGCTCTGGATCAACATAGATGGATCGGCACGACCGCCAAGCTGGTGATGGCCTTGACCCTTGTTATCATGAGCTACCTGCCTCAGAAGCGCTTTTTACGCAGCCTCGACGGTTTTGGCTGGACCGAGGACGTGGCCGCCGAAAGCCGGTCACTCATGAAACGGTATGAGGGCACGCCTGTTCAAGTGGGCTATTCCAGCGACAATGTGGGCGGCTACGGACGCACATTCATTCTGCGGCCCATGTTGGCTTTCGGCGGGTTCCGCCCCTATGCCCTGTCAGCGGCGGCGTCCATGGAGCGGCAGTATGCCAATATTGCACTTCCGGCCGCCAAAAAAGCAATACTGTCCCAATGCGGCAAGACTGTGTGGATTATTCCAAGATCGGATGGCAAGCCTTTTACCATGAATGGTTTTTTCCCGGGCACCAAAGCCTTTCCCACAGACGTGAGCGCGCATTTCACCCAGGCCTTCGAGAGGATGGAACGGGGCACTCATTTTGATGTCTGGGGATGCCGAACCCCTGGATTGGACGGCTGAACGCAACAGTCCTTCCCAACATTACCGATTGTATCGACCGCCCCCGGGGCTATGGTGATCCGTGATCGTTCCAAACACTGTTGAAAGGACCCGACATGGCCGAGCCCACCATTGCCCAGAAAGCCCCGTACCCGGTCGAATTGGTAGCCGGGGAGACCTATTATTTCTGT
The sequence above is drawn from the Magnetospira sp. QH-2 genome and encodes:
- a CDS encoding sugar-binding transcriptional regulator, giving the protein MAKKSDSDRSRLDDAARAGWLYYVAQNTQDEIAEKMGISRQSAQRLVALAMRERLVKFRLDHPIARCMDLAQRLKDRFGLEYCEVTLTDSTSDDPAMGIAQVAAAEIEKYLKSEAPIVMALGTGREMRGAVEQMSRMNCPQHKLVSLVGNLAPDGSASFNEVIMRIGDTTKAPHYPMAVPVVASSKEERDILCAQKPIRSNIALAQSADVAFVGIGELNDAPPLRTDGFITPRELSDLRAAGGAGEIIGWAFDDQGVLIEGQTNDRVASVPLSQPTAIPTIGVARGPSKVRAIRAALTGGRVTGLITDEATAETLVD
- a CDS encoding xanthine dehydrogenase family protein molybdopterin-binding subunit; protein product: MTVEVSRRGFLQGAATGAAALVIGLNARGVLAAGTESMALNPFVRIDEQGVVTVILKHFEMGQGTTTGLTTLIAEELDADWATVRTEFAPADNDKYKNLFFGTQGTGGSTAMANSFKQYREAGATARQLLVSAAAETWDLDESEITISDGILSAGPHAGHFGQFIRVASTLTPFPEVTLKSPDQFKLIGNATLPRKDSRDKTDGTAVFAMDVKIPGMVYVAIRRSPKFGGVVTTFDATDAAQVPGFIDAKILANKAGVAVYARNTWAAFQARDALSAEWDFAKAERRSSDEMETTIRRQTGRPQFQVMKEFSTEQAAISVDGAAKTIEAEFYFPFLAHAPMEPVNCVVEPTETGGVRLHDGCQFPGGVQPAVAKVLNLIPEQVEIHTVYAGGSFGRRANPVSDYPVEAALAFDAMGRKVPVKLVWSREDDLHGGFYRPLAVHKARIGLNAQGALVGWDHRVAAKSILKGTPFEAFGVKDGIEHSMVEGIDDSLYGIPNMGVGVSDFITPIPALWWRSVGHTHTAYAMESLMDMIAHETGRDPVALRLSLLDKGDAKQARLAGVIEAVRDASGWQPGQKRGFAAHFSFGSYVAMVADVTVNGTEVHVDHLHMAVDCGVAVNPDVIKAQMEGGAGFGLGAILRNEITLDEGLVDQQNFPDYEPLRMADMPDISVTIIQSAEPPTGVGEPAVPPTGPAVANGIFALTGKRITDLPMTKAGFEFV
- a CDS encoding (2Fe-2S)-binding protein, giving the protein MRYELKINGQPRSVDAEPGTPLLWVLRDLLDLTGTKFGCGVAACGSCTVLLAGEPVRSCQTPVEDATTGAIVTIEGANDRIATAVREAWQEKDVVQCGYCQSGQIMSAIGLLSEIPRPSDKEIDAYMDGNVCRCATYVRIKEAIKLASGKLEG
- a CDS encoding transketolase family protein, producing MRGGFVDTLCRLAETDDRIWLLTGDLGFMVLEPFAERFPERFVNAGVAEQNMIGVAAGLALTGKIPFVYSLANFPLMRCLEQIRNDVCYHDLPVRVVALGGGLTYGSLGYTHHGLEDLAIMRALPNMTVLAPGDPAEAAAATEALIRHPGPAYLRLGRAGERQVHQSSPDFRIGRAITTRTGTDCALVATGAALPIAMDAAAMLAEQGTEAMVLSFHTLDQPDLEALSAAADTGTVVTVEEHGVGGLASVVAECLIGRPVAFHSLKIGPEILAVADSQDGLRARHGFTAEAIADLVRQ
- a CDS encoding transketolase, with amino-acid sequence MTRRDPAELARAMRLAVLRMTSSGQASHVGSCLSVTDILATIYGAVARVRPEDPQWSDRDRVIVSKGHVAAATYAVLAELDYFPKAWLDDYSKPGSPLIGHVSHKIPGVELSTGSLGHGLPVACGMALASRRAGAGWGAFVVLSDGELDEGSNWEAALFAAHHRLDNVTAVVDYNRLQGFGRTDDVLGLEPLADKWRAFGWRVMEVDGNDTQALEKALTTAPDDGVPSLVIGHTVKGRGVSFMEDQLAWHYKTPTPEQFEQALKELQA
- a CDS encoding glycosyltransferase family 2 protein — translated: MSDRKTISVVTPCYNEEEGIRACYEAVKAQFDENLPQYDREHIFCDNASTDRTLDILKEIADRDKSVKIIVNARNFGPMRSHFNGVKAATGDGVLLFMPADLQDPPELLPRFVEQWEAGWEVVYGVRANRIEGFPMKQIRKFYYRLIAGTTYLDMPPDVGDCQFVDKKVMDVIRQFDDHYPFVRCMTFEAGFTKTPLPYTVQERKAGISKNRFFHLIDQGLNGLISFSSTPMRLALYLGMTLATLSILFAFVNVILTLVLSQDVPRGMPLMITALFFFSGVQLFFIGFLGEYILSIHGYVKNRPTVIERERINFDKDDSQ
- the rfbF gene encoding glucose-1-phosphate cytidylyltransferase produces the protein MKVVILAGGLGSRLSEETTTKPKPLVEIGGRPIIWHIMKLYSAHGLNDFIVCLGYKGHMIKEYFANYHLHMSDVTMHVKEQRLEVHATEAEPWRVTLIDTGDSSGTGGRLKKALPHLNGEDAFCLTYGDGVADVDIGALIRFHREHGKMATVTATRPLPRFGIMHLDGDRVSHFEEKPHGDDDWVNGGFFVLSPKVGEIIGDDDEIMWERAPIRHLVEDDQLMAFRHDGFWRPMDTLRDKMTLEKLWEGGAAPWKIW